One region of Natronolimnobius baerhuensis genomic DNA includes:
- a CDS encoding M20/M25/M40 family metallo-hydrolase: protein MNASSRDFLVELLETPSPSGYETRGQRVWLDYVDQFADDVRTDAYGNAIAVHEGDPDAPEVVLTGHADEIGFIVRSIDDDGFVRPGRIGGSDPSVSQGQHVTIHAADGPVEGVVGQTAIHLRDESDDDPEISDLWIDIGAESETEASERLEIGDPITFSSTVSWLSETRLAARGLDNRVGTWAAAEGFRNAVENDTEATVYAVSTVQEEVGREGAKMVGFDLEPDAVVVVDVGHAVDYPSAPSEKTSQMELGGGPALGRGSSNHPVLFEALRSVAADREIDVQLEALGLGTGTDADGFFTAAGGIPSQVVSVPNRYMHTPVEVIDTDDLEDVATLLGGFANRASEFAPFAVDI, encoded by the coding sequence ATGAACGCTTCGTCACGTGACTTCCTCGTCGAACTGCTCGAGACGCCCTCGCCATCAGGGTACGAAACTCGCGGTCAGCGCGTCTGGCTGGACTACGTCGACCAGTTCGCGGACGACGTGCGGACGGACGCGTACGGGAACGCCATCGCCGTCCACGAGGGCGATCCCGACGCACCCGAGGTCGTCCTGACGGGACATGCCGATGAAATCGGCTTTATCGTCCGCTCTATCGATGACGACGGCTTCGTTCGACCGGGCCGCATCGGCGGCAGCGACCCGTCGGTCTCGCAGGGCCAACACGTCACGATTCACGCCGCAGACGGCCCCGTCGAGGGGGTCGTCGGACAGACCGCGATCCACCTTCGTGACGAGAGCGACGACGACCCAGAGATCTCAGACCTCTGGATCGACATCGGCGCCGAAAGTGAGACTGAAGCGAGCGAGCGCCTCGAGATCGGTGACCCCATCACGTTCTCATCGACGGTTTCGTGGCTCTCGGAGACGCGCTTGGCCGCCCGCGGACTCGACAATCGAGTCGGGACGTGGGCCGCTGCCGAGGGCTTTCGAAATGCGGTCGAGAACGATACCGAGGCGACCGTCTACGCCGTCTCAACCGTTCAGGAGGAGGTCGGCCGCGAGGGTGCGAAGATGGTCGGGTTCGATCTCGAGCCGGATGCCGTCGTGGTCGTCGACGTCGGGCACGCAGTCGACTATCCCTCCGCACCGAGTGAGAAGACGAGTCAGATGGAACTCGGCGGTGGACCGGCGCTCGGCCGCGGCAGTTCGAATCATCCCGTGCTCTTCGAGGCATTGCGTTCGGTCGCCGCCGACCGCGAGATCGATGTGCAACTCGAGGCGCTCGGTCTCGGGACGGGCACGGATGCAGATGGCTTCTTCACTGCAGCGGGTGGGATCCCATCGCAGGTCGTCTCCGTTCCGAACCGGTACATGCACACCCCCGTCGAGGTGATCGACACCGACGACCTCGAGGACGTGGCGACACTGCTTGGCGGGTTCGCGAATCGCGCCAGCGAGTTCGCGCCGTTCGCCGTCGATATCTGA
- a CDS encoding signal peptidase I, whose product MIRRGIAWGVQGTVLVVLGALIVGQLLGQPVLLGFVETGSMEPTIETGDGFVAVPSDLTGDPEPGDVVVFDAEELEGGGLTTHRIVEETEQGYVTRGDANPFTDQDSDEPPVQDGQIVASAWQVNDGVVTIPHLGTAIMTLGETLERGQTWLATTVGVQAFLGSTGLAYLLLVLSGGLYALETVRERRQTTRRSSAADDGDDALDPQLLAGGFALLVVVAATAAMVAPAGTQSYDLISAEFESEQPQIIEQGTTDEIVHTIPNGGYVPVVSYVESGSEPIRAESGPTAVDARATETVSLSVTAPDETGYYPIYVTEYRYLHVLPVSVIDALYDVHPWLPWLTILSLLGGGFYGVSRLLLGTGDQRAKRQAVRQRGGDGCGRLRALIRRWY is encoded by the coding sequence ATGATTCGTCGGGGGATAGCGTGGGGAGTACAGGGAACTGTCCTTGTCGTACTCGGGGCGTTGATCGTCGGACAGCTTCTCGGACAGCCGGTGTTGCTCGGGTTTGTCGAAACTGGAAGCATGGAACCGACTATCGAAACGGGTGATGGGTTCGTCGCGGTGCCAAGTGACCTGACTGGCGACCCGGAACCGGGTGATGTCGTCGTGTTCGATGCCGAGGAACTCGAGGGCGGGGGGTTGACCACACACCGAATCGTCGAGGAGACCGAGCAGGGGTACGTGACACGCGGTGACGCGAACCCATTTACTGATCAGGATAGCGACGAGCCACCCGTCCAAGACGGCCAAATCGTCGCGAGCGCGTGGCAAGTGAACGATGGTGTCGTGACGATTCCACACCTCGGAACCGCCATCATGACGCTCGGCGAGACGCTCGAGCGTGGACAGACCTGGCTTGCAACCACAGTCGGCGTGCAGGCGTTTCTCGGGTCGACGGGGCTGGCGTATCTCCTCCTCGTCCTTTCGGGTGGTCTGTACGCCCTCGAGACGGTTCGAGAACGCCGGCAGACGACTCGACGGTCGTCGGCTGCGGACGATGGCGATGATGCACTCGATCCGCAACTCCTGGCCGGCGGGTTTGCGTTGCTGGTCGTCGTCGCAGCGACGGCGGCGATGGTGGCTCCCGCGGGCACTCAGTCGTACGATCTCATCAGCGCGGAGTTCGAATCCGAGCAGCCACAGATCATCGAACAGGGGACAACCGATGAGATCGTGCATACGATTCCCAACGGTGGCTACGTCCCCGTCGTCTCCTACGTCGAATCCGGCAGTGAGCCGATACGCGCTGAGTCAGGCCCGACGGCGGTCGACGCACGGGCGACCGAGACTGTCTCACTCTCGGTCACGGCACCGGACGAGACCGGCTACTATCCGATCTACGTCACTGAATATCGCTATCTGCACGTGCTCCCGGTGTCGGTTATCGACGCACTCTACGACGTTCATCCGTGGCTTCCCTGGCTCACGATTCTCTCACTGCTCGGCGGCGGATTCTATGGCGTGAGCCGACTGCTGTTGGGGACGGGCGATCAGCGAGCGAAGCGACAGGCTGTTCGACAGCGCGGTGGCGACGGTTGCGGCCGACTGCGGGCGCTTATTCGGAGGTGGTACTAA
- a CDS encoding HpcH/HpaI aldolase family protein, giving the protein MPTHSPRENDLRHTLESDDVALGILENTYSPMLVEFYGELGLDFVWIDLEHAGPSPFDGERLEALLRAADVSGTELLVRLPEPDPGMVRKALDAGARNLFVSRIESAAEVRQAVQASRFTYDGEPGTRGFASPRASRWGLAEEYAASEDEEIVLGVTIENPTAVSNLEEILAVPDLGFVFAGPLDLAVSTGNPGEPTHEAVESHVETIRERALEADVPLGGLGFGMDDVNEKAEAGYGMLNIGSTTGALQGTVQSWLEEYSGP; this is encoded by the coding sequence ATGCCGACACACTCACCGCGGGAAAACGATCTCCGGCACACTCTTGAGTCAGACGACGTTGCACTCGGGATCCTCGAGAACACGTACTCGCCGATGCTCGTCGAGTTCTACGGCGAACTCGGGCTGGACTTCGTCTGGATCGACTTAGAGCACGCCGGTCCGAGCCCGTTCGATGGCGAGCGACTCGAGGCGTTGCTGCGGGCTGCAGACGTTTCCGGAACGGAACTGCTCGTTCGACTGCCCGAACCCGATCCCGGGATGGTTCGGAAGGCGCTGGACGCGGGGGCGCGGAACCTGTTCGTCTCGCGTATCGAGTCGGCTGCGGAGGTTCGGCAGGCCGTTCAGGCATCGCGATTCACCTACGACGGCGAACCGGGGACCCGCGGCTTTGCCAGTCCGCGCGCGAGTCGCTGGGGACTGGCTGAGGAATACGCCGCGAGCGAGGATGAGGAAATCGTCCTCGGGGTGACGATAGAGAATCCGACGGCCGTCTCGAATCTCGAGGAGATTCTCGCGGTTCCCGACCTTGGCTTCGTCTTCGCTGGCCCGCTGGATCTCGCCGTCTCGACGGGCAATCCCGGCGAGCCGACACACGAGGCCGTCGAGTCACACGTCGAGACGATCCGCGAGCGGGCGCTCGAGGCCGACGTGCCACTTGGCGGACTCGGCTTCGGAATGGACGATGTCAACGAGAAGGCCGAGGCGGGCTACGGGATGCTCAATATCGGGAGCACAACCGGCGCGTTACAGGGAACGGTCCAGTCGTGGCTCGAGGAGTACAGCGGACCGTAG
- the gnd gene encoding phosphogluconate dehydrogenase (NAD(+)-dependent, decarboxylating), protein MQLGVIGLGRMGQIVVDRTLEAGHDVVAFDLDAEAVATAADAGATAADSLEDLLERLGDEKRIWLMVPAGKAVDVTLEELEPHLDSDDVVIDGGNSYFEDSVRRAEACPAAYLDCGTSGGPASAEFGFSLMVGGPEWAYEECVPVFDVVATGPDGHERMGPAGSGHYVKMIHNGVEYALMQTYGEGFELLHEGRYDLDLENVASVWNNGAVIRSWLLELCEEAFREEGSDLGDVADRIEGGSTGTWTVQEALEQEVPLPLIYTALSERFGSRADDGRFSRRLANRLRYGFGRHEVPRRE, encoded by the coding sequence ATGCAACTGGGCGTAATCGGACTCGGACGGATGGGACAGATCGTCGTCGACCGAACTCTCGAGGCAGGCCACGACGTCGTTGCCTTCGACCTCGATGCAGAAGCCGTTGCGACTGCGGCTGATGCCGGCGCGACGGCCGCAGACTCACTCGAGGACCTCCTCGAGCGCCTCGGCGACGAAAAGCGCATCTGGCTAATGGTCCCCGCAGGCAAGGCAGTCGACGTCACACTCGAGGAACTCGAGCCGCACCTCGACAGCGACGACGTGGTCATCGACGGCGGAAACTCCTACTTCGAGGACTCCGTGCGACGAGCGGAGGCCTGCCCCGCGGCGTATCTCGACTGTGGCACGTCCGGCGGTCCGGCGAGTGCGGAGTTTGGCTTCTCGCTCATGGTCGGCGGTCCCGAGTGGGCCTACGAGGAGTGTGTCCCCGTCTTCGACGTCGTCGCGACTGGACCGGACGGCCACGAGCGTATGGGTCCCGCAGGCTCGGGCCACTACGTGAAGATGATCCACAACGGCGTCGAGTACGCCCTGATGCAGACCTACGGCGAAGGCTTCGAACTCCTCCACGAGGGCCGCTACGATCTCGACCTCGAGAACGTCGCCTCAGTCTGGAACAACGGTGCGGTAATTCGCTCGTGGCTCCTCGAACTCTGCGAGGAAGCGTTCCGTGAGGAGGGCTCGGATCTGGGCGATGTCGCAGACCGGATCGAAGGCGGCTCGACCGGCACCTGGACGGTTCAGGAAGCTCTCGAGCAAGAGGTTCCTCTGCCGCTCATCTACACGGCGTTGTCTGAGCGATTCGGCTCTCGAGCGGACGACGGACGGTTCTCGCGGCGGCTGGCGAACCGGCTGCGGTACGGCTTCGGTCGCCACGAAGTTCCACGACGCGAGTAG
- a CDS encoding DUF7344 domain-containing protein yields MGATHAEPTGGTDTPDPNQEGNTLSSETLTEDELFELLSNRRRRYILHELMRADCRLDIGSLSQEIAACEDEVDLQEVSSSDRKRVYTALHQSHLPKMDKAGVIDFDQDRGTVEPTPALENIEIYMDVVRGREIPWSDYYLGLTAIAGLVVAASTLDIGPFAALPSSAWGVFLIVTFGVSAIAHRYYARRNRLGIAGDPPASDIELEYHESNSPGRTQ; encoded by the coding sequence ATGGGGGCAACTCATGCAGAGCCAACTGGGGGCACTGATACACCCGACCCGAATCAGGAGGGTAACACACTCTCGAGCGAGACGTTGACCGAAGACGAACTCTTCGAACTACTGTCTAACCGACGACGGCGGTATATCCTCCACGAACTCATGCGAGCGGATTGTCGCCTCGATATTGGAAGTCTCTCGCAGGAAATTGCCGCCTGCGAAGACGAAGTCGACCTGCAGGAAGTTTCGAGCAGCGACCGGAAGCGAGTCTACACCGCGCTTCACCAGTCCCACCTCCCGAAGATGGACAAAGCAGGGGTCATCGACTTCGATCAGGATCGCGGGACGGTCGAACCCACGCCCGCACTCGAGAATATCGAGATTTACATGGACGTTGTCCGAGGCCGTGAGATTCCCTGGAGTGACTACTATCTGGGCTTGACAGCCATCGCCGGCCTCGTGGTCGCAGCGTCGACGCTTGACATCGGGCCGTTCGCGGCGCTGCCATCGTCCGCCTGGGGCGTCTTCCTCATCGTCACGTTTGGCGTCTCCGCGATTGCTCATCGCTACTACGCCCGTCGCAACCGACTCGGCATCGCCGGCGATCCCCCGGCATCCGACATCGAACTCGAGTACCACGAGTCGAACAGCCCCGGTCGAACCCAGTAA
- a CDS encoding TIGR03571 family LLM class oxidoreductase has translation MSHENPGYRLLFETEEMTFGASFPLTGTNRSTPDISDELHLAKHAEAVGFDGLWARDVPTYWPKFGDAGQTFDTWPWLSHVAAHTDEIALGTASIVLTLRHPIHVTKSAATVDQLSDGRLVLGVASGDRDPEFPAFGLEKATRGDAFRERFEAIRTLWREDAPALEGEWGSLNGDLSVVPEPTTETIPMLPTGNARQSREWIAEHGDGWLFYHLPERTLEDYLFEWREKAGAKPYAMAVRVELDDDPEAQPEQLHLGYRAGVEWFRDYFRRLADYGVDHVIVGLGNDDSEAALSQFADEIIDSV, from the coding sequence ATGTCTCACGAAAACCCTGGCTACCGGCTACTCTTCGAGACCGAGGAGATGACCTTCGGCGCGAGCTTTCCGCTGACGGGGACGAATCGCTCCACGCCCGATATCAGCGACGAACTCCACCTCGCGAAACACGCCGAGGCGGTCGGCTTCGATGGCCTGTGGGCTCGAGACGTGCCGACCTACTGGCCGAAATTCGGCGATGCGGGCCAGACGTTCGATACGTGGCCGTGGCTCTCTCACGTCGCCGCGCACACGGACGAGATCGCACTCGGTACAGCGAGCATCGTCCTCACGCTCCGGCATCCGATCCACGTCACGAAGTCGGCGGCGACCGTCGACCAACTCTCCGACGGGCGACTCGTCCTCGGCGTGGCCTCGGGCGACCGGGACCCCGAGTTTCCTGCCTTCGGCCTCGAGAAAGCCACTCGCGGCGATGCCTTTCGGGAACGCTTCGAGGCGATTCGAACGCTTTGGCGAGAGGATGCGCCCGCACTCGAGGGCGAGTGGGGCTCGCTAAACGGCGACCTCTCGGTCGTGCCAGAGCCGACGACGGAGACGATTCCGATGCTGCCGACGGGGAACGCTCGCCAGTCCCGCGAGTGGATCGCCGAGCACGGCGACGGCTGGCTCTTCTATCACCTTCCGGAGCGGACGCTCGAGGACTACCTCTTCGAGTGGCGCGAAAAAGCGGGCGCAAAGCCCTACGCGATGGCGGTTCGCGTCGAACTGGACGACGATCCCGAGGCACAGCCGGAACAGCTCCATCTCGGCTATCGCGCCGGCGTGGAGTGGTTCCGAGACTACTTCCGCCGACTCGCAGACTACGGCGTCGATCACGTCATCGTCGGACTCGGCAACGACGATAGCGAAGCGGCGCTCTCGCAGTTCGCAGACGAGATTATCGACTCGGTCTGA
- a CDS encoding YbjQ family protein, with protein sequence MYIANTETVPDGEIVEVLGIARGNTVEAKNVGKDITQGIRNVFGGELTAYSDLLSKARDEAVMRMEEDAERLGADAVVNVRLETSQITDGGSEVMAYGTAVRLR encoded by the coding sequence ATGTACATCGCAAACACCGAAACTGTCCCGGACGGCGAAATCGTCGAGGTGCTTGGTATCGCCCGCGGCAACACCGTCGAAGCCAAAAACGTCGGGAAGGACATCACGCAGGGCATTCGAAACGTCTTCGGCGGCGAACTCACGGCCTACTCCGATCTGCTCTCGAAAGCCCGCGACGAAGCTGTGATGCGCATGGAAGAAGACGCCGAGCGACTGGGCGCAGACGCCGTCGTCAACGTCCGCCTCGAGACCTCACAGATCACCGATGGGGGCTCCGAAGTGATGGCCTACGGGACTGCCGTTCGGCTCCGGTAG
- a CDS encoding deoxyuridine 5'-triphosphate nucleotidohydrolase, translating into MFRSGAFVADHISPTSDEQVQPNGVDLTLDIVFEQLEPGRIDRDGKDIGERVARPLEELEKKDPDTYYLPKGAYVARYGERIEIPEGHVGFVYPRSSLMRNSCMLNTAVWDAGYEGRGEGLLQVHHDIQIERGARIAQIVFAEASHDDVYDGSYQGENLE; encoded by the coding sequence ATGTTCCGTTCCGGTGCGTTCGTCGCGGACCACATCTCCCCGACGAGCGACGAGCAAGTCCAACCCAATGGGGTCGATTTGACCCTTGATATCGTCTTCGAACAACTCGAGCCAGGGCGCATCGACCGCGACGGCAAAGACATCGGTGAGCGCGTTGCCCGCCCACTCGAGGAACTCGAGAAGAAAGACCCAGATACGTACTACCTCCCGAAAGGTGCCTACGTCGCTCGCTACGGCGAGCGCATCGAGATTCCGGAGGGCCACGTCGGCTTTGTCTACCCGCGCTCGTCGCTGATGCGCAACTCGTGTATGCTGAACACCGCCGTCTGGGACGCCGGCTACGAGGGCCGCGGCGAGGGCCTCCTCCAGGTTCATCACGACATCCAGATCGAACGCGGCGCGCGAATCGCCCAGATCGTATTCGCTGAAGCGAGCCACGACGACGTCTACGACGGCAGCTATCAGGGCGAGAATCTCGAGTAA
- a CDS encoding aconitate hydratase: protein MGQTLTEKVLDDHLVEGELETGEEIGIEIDQVLTQDTTGTMVWLQFEAMGLDEVQTEIAAQYCDHQTYQFDFKNTDDHRFLRSAAGTYGAHFSRPGNGICHNVHRENFAAPGKTLLGSDSHTPTPGGIGELAIGSGGIDVTVAMGGAPYYIEMPEIVSVRLEGELPEWATAKDVILELLRRLSVKGGVGKILEYTGPGVESLTAPERMTITNMGTELGATTSIFPTDHQTEDYLERVGRGDEYVELQPDDDAEYDDEIVVDLSDLEPLIAQPSMPDKVVPVSEVEGESVEQVIVGSCTNGGYEDILPVAKMLEGRETSMETETIVAPGSKQASEMLAREGWVAEMMAAGVNFSEATCGACIGIGHVPASDSVSLRTFNRNFEGRSGIEDDNVYLCSPEVAAAASLKGEIIDPRNLADEVGDLEAPGVELPDEYDGSKTDLITPEEAVDDELIKGPNIGDVPLKDQLGTDIEGDALLKMTDNITTDHIIPATQDILMYRSNIDKLSEFTLSRVDDTFAERAANADGGFLVAGENYGQGSSREHAAMCPMYLGIEGVLAQSFARIHRANLFNFGIVPLTIDEDTYDDIDQGDEIEIVDDVYEAVTSGQEEFTVEVNGEEYTATLDASERERDILAAGGKLAWTKAQAEESGSGAAPADD, encoded by the coding sequence ATGGGACAGACTCTCACCGAAAAGGTACTTGACGACCACCTCGTCGAGGGCGAACTCGAAACTGGCGAGGAAATCGGGATCGAGATCGACCAGGTCCTGACTCAGGACACGACTGGGACGATGGTTTGGCTTCAGTTCGAAGCGATGGGACTGGACGAAGTCCAGACTGAGATCGCAGCCCAGTACTGCGACCACCAGACGTATCAATTCGACTTTAAAAACACCGACGACCACCGTTTCCTGCGTTCTGCAGCCGGTACCTACGGGGCACATTTCTCTCGCCCCGGCAACGGTATCTGTCACAACGTTCACCGCGAAAACTTCGCCGCGCCCGGCAAGACGCTGCTCGGCTCGGACAGTCACACGCCAACCCCCGGCGGAATCGGCGAACTCGCCATCGGCTCCGGCGGCATCGACGTCACCGTCGCCATGGGCGGCGCACCGTACTATATTGAGATGCCAGAGATCGTCAGCGTCCGTCTCGAGGGCGAACTCCCCGAGTGGGCCACCGCGAAGGACGTCATCTTGGAGCTGCTGCGACGCCTGAGCGTCAAGGGCGGCGTCGGCAAGATTCTCGAGTACACCGGCCCCGGCGTCGAGTCGCTCACCGCACCTGAGCGGATGACGATCACCAACATGGGAACCGAACTCGGCGCGACGACGTCGATCTTCCCAACCGACCACCAGACCGAAGATTACCTCGAGCGTGTCGGTCGCGGCGACGAGTACGTCGAGCTCCAGCCCGACGACGACGCCGAGTACGACGACGAGATCGTCGTCGACCTCTCGGACCTCGAGCCACTGATTGCACAGCCGTCGATGCCGGACAAGGTCGTTCCCGTCAGCGAAGTCGAAGGCGAATCCGTCGAGCAGGTCATCGTCGGCTCCTGTACGAACGGCGGCTACGAGGACATCCTCCCCGTTGCCAAGATGCTCGAGGGTCGCGAGACTTCGATGGAGACCGAGACGATTGTTGCGCCCGGTTCCAAGCAGGCCTCCGAGATGCTCGCCCGTGAGGGCTGGGTCGCGGAGATGATGGCCGCTGGCGTCAACTTCTCTGAGGCGACGTGCGGTGCCTGTATCGGCATCGGTCACGTTCCGGCTTCGGACTCCGTTTCGCTGCGAACCTTCAACCGTAACTTCGAGGGTCGATCCGGGATCGAAGACGACAACGTCTACCTCTGCTCGCCAGAGGTCGCCGCCGCGGCGTCGCTCAAGGGCGAAATCATCGATCCACGAAATCTGGCAGACGAAGTCGGCGACCTCGAGGCGCCCGGCGTCGAGCTTCCTGACGAGTACGACGGCTCGAAGACGGACCTCATCACGCCTGAGGAGGCCGTCGACGACGAACTCATCAAGGGGCCGAACATCGGCGACGTACCGCTGAAAGACCAACTTGGCACCGATATCGAGGGCGACGCGCTCCTCAAGATGACGGACAACATCACGACCGACCACATCATCCCTGCGACGCAGGACATCCTGATGTACCGGTCGAACATCGACAAACTCTCCGAGTTCACCCTCTCGCGCGTCGACGACACCTTCGCCGAGCGCGCGGCCAACGCCGACGGCGGCTTCCTCGTCGCTGGCGAGAACTACGGACAGGGCTCCTCTCGAGAGCACGCCGCGATGTGTCCGATGTATCTCGGCATCGAGGGCGTCCTCGCACAGAGTTTCGCTCGGATCCACCGCGCGAACCTCTTTAACTTCGGTATCGTCCCGCTGACGATTGACGAAGACACCTACGACGACATCGATCAGGGCGACGAGATCGAAATCGTCGACGACGTCTACGAGGCCGTCACCTCCGGGCAGGAGGAGTTCACGGTCGAAGTCAACGGTGAGGAGTACACCGCAACCCTCGACGCCTCCGAGCGCGAACGCGACATCCTCGCCGCCGGTGGCAAACTCGCCTGGACGAAAGCACAGGCCGAAGAGAGCGGCTCCGGTGCGGCGCCGGCTGACGACTGA
- a CDS encoding DCC1-like thiol-disulfide oxidoreductase family protein: MSDTDTVLVFDDDCGFCTWWAEYVDARSSIQLVGFSELSPELRERLPEHYEACSHLVTDDEVYSCGRSIEEAIARVDDHGPIRNSVDFFRNFEDYERLRETGYRWVADNRDKWGQVMSKTPPVRRESESESDR; the protein is encoded by the coding sequence ATGAGCGACACCGATACGGTACTCGTCTTCGACGACGACTGTGGCTTCTGTACGTGGTGGGCCGAGTACGTCGATGCCCGCTCGTCGATCCAACTCGTCGGCTTCTCCGAACTCTCTCCCGAGTTGCGCGAGCGCCTGCCGGAACACTACGAGGCCTGTTCGCATCTCGTGACCGACGACGAGGTCTACTCCTGTGGCCGCTCTATCGAGGAGGCTATCGCTCGTGTCGATGACCACGGGCCGATCCGCAACTCGGTCGACTTCTTCCGAAACTTCGAAGACTACGAACGACTGCGTGAAACCGGCTACCGCTGGGTTGCAGACAACCGAGACAAGTGGGGCCAGGTCATGTCGAAGACCCCGCCCGTGCGCCGAGAGTCCGAATCCGAATCAGATCGGTGA
- a CDS encoding orc1/cdc6 family replication initiation protein, giving the protein MPRFERKQNIFRNKDALGESYQPERIEERDEEIEAYMDALQPIIDGWEPNNVFLYGNTGVGKTAVTDYLLDVLQEDATEYDDIDLSVLSVNCKTLNSSYQVAIELVNTLRPDGAEISTTGYPQQTVFKKLYSELEALGGTVVIVLDEIDSIGDRDALLYELPRARSNGYLESAKVGLIGISNDFKFREQLDPRVQDTLCERELQFPPYEASELTNILESRATVAIADGSYDSGVLNLCAALAARDSGSARQALDLLRLAGEVAENNDEEVIAETHVDQARSKLEQERVEEGMRELTTHGRLALLAVVSKAAKESTPCRTRELYQEYETLCKSSGTDSLAQRSVHNHLSDLRMLGILSAKENRSGSRGNYYSYELDVPFSSAVDAMADVLYLDDEIETIREIARMNGVA; this is encoded by the coding sequence ATGCCGCGGTTCGAGCGGAAGCAGAATATCTTCCGAAACAAGGATGCGCTGGGGGAGTCGTACCAACCGGAACGGATCGAAGAACGGGACGAAGAGATCGAGGCGTACATGGACGCGCTTCAACCGATCATCGACGGCTGGGAGCCGAACAACGTCTTTCTCTACGGCAACACCGGTGTCGGAAAGACCGCCGTCACCGACTACCTGCTTGATGTGCTCCAGGAAGACGCCACCGAGTACGACGACATCGATCTCTCCGTCCTTAGCGTCAACTGCAAAACCCTGAACTCCTCCTATCAGGTCGCAATCGAACTCGTCAACACGCTTCGCCCCGACGGCGCAGAGATCAGCACGACCGGCTACCCCCAACAGACTGTTTTCAAAAAACTCTACAGCGAACTCGAGGCCCTGGGCGGAACGGTTGTCATCGTCCTCGACGAAATCGACTCAATCGGTGACCGTGACGCACTCCTGTACGAACTCCCCCGCGCTCGCTCGAACGGCTACCTCGAGTCGGCAAAAGTCGGGCTCATCGGAATCAGTAACGACTTCAAATTCCGCGAACAACTCGATCCGCGGGTCCAAGATACGCTCTGTGAACGCGAACTGCAGTTTCCACCGTACGAAGCCTCCGAACTCACGAACATCCTCGAGTCGCGGGCAACCGTCGCAATCGCTGACGGCAGTTACGACAGCGGCGTCCTGAATCTCTGTGCAGCACTCGCCGCTCGAGACAGCGGGAGTGCGCGACAGGCCCTCGACTTGCTGCGGCTCGCCGGCGAGGTCGCAGAGAACAACGACGAGGAGGTCATCGCGGAGACACACGTCGATCAGGCGCGCTCGAAACTCGAGCAAGAACGCGTCGAAGAGGGCATGCGCGAGTTGACGACGCACGGGCGACTCGCCTTGCTCGCCGTCGTCTCGAAAGCCGCCAAAGAGTCGACACCCTGCCGAACACGGGAACTGTATCAGGAGTACGAGACGCTCTGTAAATCCTCGGGAACGGACTCGCTCGCCCAGCGGTCGGTTCATAATCACCTCTCGGATCTCCGGATGCTCGGCATCCTCTCGGCGAAAGAGAATCGCAGCGGCTCTCGCGGGAACTACTACAGCTACGAACTCGACGTGCCGTTCTCGAGTGCGGTCGACGCGATGGCCGACGTGCTCTATCTCGACGACGAAATCGAGACGATCCGAGAAATCGCCCGGATGAACGGCGTGGCTTGA
- a CDS encoding DUF1102 domain-containing protein: protein MNCDPRRRDQRRDDVRIDVSSLAKDNTEHPIMERRKFVIGLGALASGTAAAVGTGAFSSVTATRDIDVEVADDSSAYLGLRGAGGANSDYVTEDGTDETLTIDLSSSNDDVAGGGEGVNPNAVTQIDDLFEISNQGAQEVSVSLTKDGDNADLVSFYSANEAYDGDSLSGDGVTLGTGETTTVSLEIDTRDADVGDGDELLDTVTFNADA from the coding sequence ATGAACTGTGATCCCCGTCGACGGGATCAGCGACGAGACGACGTGCGAATCGACGTGTCGTCGCTCGCGAAAGACAATACGGAGCATCCAATCATGGAACGACGCAAATTCGTCATCGGACTGGGAGCATTGGCATCTGGAACTGCGGCTGCGGTCGGTACCGGCGCATTCTCGAGCGTGACTGCGACTCGAGATATCGACGTTGAGGTTGCCGACGACTCGAGTGCGTACCTGGGACTCCGAGGTGCCGGTGGGGCGAACTCGGATTACGTTACCGAGGACGGCACTGATGAGACGCTCACGATTGACCTCAGCTCGAGCAATGACGATGTTGCAGGTGGGGGTGAGGGTGTGAACCCGAACGCGGTCACGCAGATCGACGACCTGTTCGAAATCTCGAACCAGGGGGCACAGGAGGTTTCAGTCTCTCTCACCAAAGACGGCGACAACGCCGACCTCGTCTCGTTCTACTCGGCGAACGAAGCCTACGACGGCGATTCGCTCAGCGGTGACGGTGTGACGCTCGGTACTGGGGAGACCACGACGGTCTCGCTCGAGATCGACACGAGAGATGCAGATGTCGGCGACGGCGACGAGTTGCTCGATACGGTAACCTTCAACGCGGACGCGTAA